One Qipengyuania aurantiaca genomic region harbors:
- a CDS encoding replication-associated recombination protein A encodes MADLFSDDLPQSSRPDALREDAPLADRLRPANLDEVIGQDHLTGAEGAIGRMVAAGRLSSMILWGPPGTGKTTIARLLADSVGMRFESVSAVFSGVADLKKAFAAADKASEAGQRTLLFVDEIHRFNRAQQDGFLPFVERGTVTLVGATTENPSFALNAALLSRAQVLILQRLDHGALGQLLDRAEELEGPLPLTTEARDALVASADGDGRFLLNQAETLYNAKIEEALDPGALGKFLQRRVAVYDKDREGHYNLISALHKAVRGSDVQASLYYLARMLTAGEEPRFLARRLVRMAVEDIGMADPQALVQCMAAKDAYEFLGSPEGELALVQACTYLATAPKSNAVYKAQKASFKSAKETGSLMPPQNILNAPTKLMKDIGYGAGYSYDHDAEDGFSGDNYWPEEMEPQSYYEPVERGFEREVKKRLDYWDKLRRERG; translated from the coding sequence ATGGCCGACCTCTTTTCTGACGACTTACCGCAAAGCTCCAGGCCCGACGCGCTGCGCGAAGATGCGCCGCTCGCCGACCGGTTGCGCCCCGCTAACCTCGACGAGGTGATCGGGCAGGACCACCTGACCGGCGCGGAAGGCGCGATCGGGCGCATGGTTGCCGCCGGACGACTGTCGAGCATGATCCTGTGGGGGCCGCCGGGCACGGGCAAGACCACCATCGCCCGCCTGCTGGCCGATAGCGTGGGGATGCGGTTCGAAAGCGTCTCGGCCGTGTTCTCGGGCGTCGCTGATCTCAAGAAGGCCTTCGCCGCCGCCGACAAGGCCTCAGAAGCCGGTCAGCGCACGCTTCTGTTCGTGGACGAGATCCACCGCTTTAATCGCGCGCAGCAGGACGGCTTCCTGCCCTTCGTCGAACGCGGCACGGTCACCCTTGTTGGCGCGACGACCGAGAATCCGAGCTTTGCGCTCAACGCCGCGCTCTTGAGCCGCGCGCAGGTGCTGATCCTCCAGCGGCTCGACCACGGCGCGCTGGGACAATTGCTCGACCGGGCGGAAGAGCTGGAAGGCCCCCTTCCCCTGACGACGGAAGCCCGCGATGCGCTGGTCGCAAGCGCCGATGGCGACGGGCGTTTCCTGCTCAACCAGGCCGAAACGCTCTATAACGCGAAAATCGAGGAAGCGCTGGATCCGGGCGCGCTCGGCAAATTCCTGCAGCGCCGGGTCGCCGTATACGACAAGGACCGCGAAGGGCATTACAATCTCATTTCCGCGCTCCACAAGGCGGTGCGCGGCAGCGATGTGCAGGCGAGCCTTTACTATCTCGCGCGCATGCTCACCGCGGGCGAAGAACCGCGTTTCCTCGCCCGGCGCCTCGTCCGCATGGCGGTGGAGGACATCGGCATGGCCGATCCGCAGGCGCTGGTGCAATGCATGGCGGCCAAGGACGCCTATGAATTCCTCGGCAGTCCCGAGGGCGAACTCGCGCTGGTGCAGGCCTGCACCTACCTCGCCACCGCACCCAAATCGAACGCGGTCTACAAGGCGCAGAAAGCCTCGTTCAAATCGGCAAAGGAAACCGGCAGCCTGATGCCGCCGCAAAACATTCTCAACGCGCCGACCAAGCTGATGAAGGATATCGGTTATGGCGCAGGCTACAGCTACGACCACGATGCCGAGGACGGTTTTTCAGGCGACAATTACTGGCCCGAAGAGATGGAGCCGCAAAGCTATTACGAGCCGGTCGAACGCGGTTTCGAGCGCGAGGTGAAGAAGCGGCTCGACTATTGGGACAAGCTTCGGCGTGAACGCGGATAG
- a CDS encoding glutaminase yields MDLGAIVSETWTELADERGSGNPARYIPALALVDPNKFGIALATSDGEVFCAGNADEAFSIQSISKVFALALALEREGPALWDAVGREPSGNAFNSIVQLEREKGIPRNPFINSGAIVTTDRFIGDRSPDEAVEDLLARLKRMGRDETIRFDPEVARSESETGSRNRSLAWFLADFGRLLNPVEDVLSVYFRQCALAMSCRQLAESALFLAFDGTDPVTGQQMCSASRARRINALMLLCGHYDNSGQFAFEVGFPGKSGVGGGILASVPGRAAIAVWSPGLNRAGTSLLGAKALAQIARRTGWSVFSGKLPEI; encoded by the coding sequence ATGGATCTGGGCGCAATCGTTTCCGAAACCTGGACGGAGCTGGCCGATGAGCGCGGCAGCGGCAATCCTGCGCGTTATATCCCGGCGCTGGCGCTGGTCGACCCGAACAAGTTCGGCATCGCGCTGGCGACCAGCGATGGCGAGGTCTTCTGCGCTGGCAACGCCGACGAGGCGTTTTCGATACAGTCGATTTCCAAGGTCTTCGCGCTTGCGCTCGCCCTGGAGCGCGAAGGGCCGGCCCTGTGGGATGCGGTGGGCCGCGAACCTTCGGGCAACGCTTTCAATTCCATCGTCCAGCTGGAGCGGGAGAAGGGCATCCCGCGCAATCCTTTCATCAATTCCGGTGCCATCGTGACGACCGATCGCTTCATCGGCGACCGCTCGCCCGACGAGGCGGTGGAGGACTTGCTCGCACGCCTGAAGCGCATGGGCCGCGACGAGACGATCCGCTTCGATCCCGAAGTGGCGCGCAGCGAAAGCGAGACCGGTTCGCGCAATCGCAGCCTTGCTTGGTTTCTCGCCGATTTCGGGCGGCTGCTGAACCCTGTGGAGGATGTCCTCTCCGTCTATTTCCGCCAGTGCGCTCTCGCCATGAGCTGCCGCCAGCTGGCCGAAAGCGCGCTCTTCCTCGCCTTTGACGGAACGGACCCGGTCACCGGCCAGCAAATGTGCAGCGCCAGCCGTGCGCGGAGGATCAACGCGCTGATGCTGCTGTGCGGCCATTACGACAATTCGGGCCAGTTCGCCTTCGAAGTCGGCTTTCCGGGCAAGTCGGGCGTGGGCGGGGGCATTCTCGCCAGCGTACCTGGCAGGGCGGCGATCGCGGTCTGGTCGCCGGGCCTCAACCGCGCTGGCACGAGCCTGCTGGGCGCCAAGGCACTCGCCCAGATCGCGCGGCGCACGGGGTGGTCGGTGTTCAGCGGGAAATTGCCCGAAATCTAG
- a CDS encoding TonB-dependent receptor, whose product MKFRTMRPAAVLLAGTAGLAFAAPAAAQSSQDIDSDTELSEDASPADDGTIVVTARRRVERLTDVPIAVTALSGEELIRGGTLELTEVADEVPNLTLEVSRGTNTTLTAFIRGVGQQDPVAGFEAGVGLYVDDVYLNRPQAAVLDVYDVERIEVLRGPQGTLYGRNTIGGAIKYVTARLPDETRVKVRGTYGSYDQADLVVSASTPISDSFRVGVSGARLSRGGYGDNLTLGTENYNKDVWAGRGTLEFDSGPLFVRLSGDYVKDNSEARQGGRLLDGRFSGAPVLDNPYDTRAGLDVVDQEVEAYGGALQIAYELSDTLTLKSITGYREDASTTPIDFDSLPAADLDVPAIYENDQFSQELQLLVEGDRLSGVLGAYYLDANAYTAFDVALFTTGDLIGLPGLNAQTLGDVATETWSVFGDFTYDLTDQLSLSLGGRYTWDTRNSRILRTTFIGGFSDLFDGDGTPFLVTSDFEGEANYKEFTPRASIAFKPNVDHTLYLSYSKGFKGGGFDPRGQSTQAPDLDGNGEVSYAEEYEFLNFRPETVDSYELGWKASLLDNRLTIALAGFIGQYKDVQIPGSIGFDSDGDGVNDSFAGTTSNAASADLNGLEFEGNALVARDFAGAGSRIGFNWSLGYLDASFNEYVDKFGNDVADERVIQNTPEFTVHTGINIGVPVGGGVLDFLGSITMRSDSSQFEVPGPLDQTAYELVDLGLVYTDDSERFAIGIHAKNVFDQRYIVAGYDFVTGTPLGLEGNLTGFYGDPRRVFVTGEVKF is encoded by the coding sequence ATGAAGTTTCGCACCATGCGTCCGGCCGCTGTTCTTTTGGCGGGCACTGCCGGCCTGGCTTTTGCAGCGCCTGCCGCAGCGCAGTCCTCGCAGGACATCGATTCCGATACCGAGCTGAGCGAGGACGCCTCGCCTGCGGATGATGGCACCATCGTCGTCACCGCGCGCCGCCGGGTCGAGCGCCTGACCGACGTGCCGATCGCCGTCACCGCTCTTTCGGGTGAGGAACTGATCCGCGGCGGCACGCTGGAACTGACCGAAGTGGCGGATGAGGTCCCCAACCTCACGCTCGAAGTCAGCCGCGGCACCAACACCACCCTTACCGCCTTCATTCGCGGCGTGGGGCAGCAGGATCCGGTCGCCGGGTTCGAGGCGGGTGTCGGCCTTTACGTCGACGACGTCTATCTCAACCGCCCGCAGGCCGCCGTGCTCGATGTCTACGATGTCGAGCGGATCGAGGTGCTGCGCGGCCCGCAAGGCACGCTCTATGGCCGCAACACCATCGGCGGCGCGATCAAGTACGTGACCGCACGCCTGCCCGATGAGACGCGGGTGAAGGTGCGCGGGACCTATGGCTCCTATGACCAGGCCGACCTCGTCGTCTCCGCCTCGACCCCGATCAGCGATAGCTTCCGCGTCGGCGTCAGTGGCGCGCGCCTCTCGCGCGGCGGCTATGGCGACAATCTCACGTTGGGCACGGAGAATTACAACAAGGACGTCTGGGCCGGTCGCGGCACGCTGGAGTTTGACAGCGGCCCGCTCTTCGTGCGCCTCTCGGGCGATTATGTGAAGGACAACAGCGAGGCGCGCCAAGGCGGCCGCCTGCTCGATGGCCGCTTCTCCGGAGCGCCCGTGCTCGACAATCCCTACGACACGCGCGCGGGTCTCGACGTGGTGGATCAGGAAGTCGAAGCCTATGGCGGCGCGCTCCAGATCGCTTACGAACTCAGCGACACGCTGACCCTGAAATCGATCACCGGCTACCGCGAGGACGCGTCTACCACCCCGATCGATTTCGACAGCCTGCCCGCAGCCGATCTCGACGTGCCTGCCATCTATGAAAACGACCAATTCAGCCAGGAACTGCAGCTGCTGGTCGAGGGCGACCGCCTGTCGGGCGTGCTCGGCGCCTATTATCTCGACGCCAACGCCTACACCGCCTTCGACGTGGCGCTGTTCACCACCGGCGACCTCATCGGCCTGCCGGGCCTCAACGCCCAGACGCTGGGCGATGTGGCGACCGAGACCTGGTCGGTCTTCGGCGACTTCACCTATGACCTGACCGACCAGCTCAGCCTGTCGCTGGGCGGCCGCTACACCTGGGATACGCGCAACAGCCGCATCCTGCGTACCACCTTCATCGGCGGCTTCTCCGACCTGTTCGACGGCGACGGCACACCATTCCTGGTGACCAGCGATTTCGAGGGCGAGGCGAATTACAAGGAGTTCACCCCGCGCGCCTCGATCGCGTTCAAGCCGAACGTGGATCACACGCTCTATCTGTCCTACTCGAAGGGTTTCAAGGGAGGCGGCTTCGACCCGCGTGGCCAGAGCACCCAGGCGCCCGATCTGGATGGCAACGGCGAGGTTAGCTACGCCGAAGAGTACGAATTCCTCAACTTCCGCCCGGAGACCGTGGACAGCTATGAACTGGGCTGGAAGGCCAGTCTGCTCGACAACCGCCTCACCATCGCGCTGGCCGGCTTCATCGGCCAGTACAAAGACGTGCAGATCCCCGGTTCGATCGGCTTCGACAGCGATGGCGATGGGGTCAACGACAGTTTCGCCGGAACTACTTCCAACGCAGCGAGCGCTGACCTCAACGGCCTCGAATTCGAAGGCAACGCGCTGGTGGCACGCGACTTTGCCGGCGCCGGCAGCCGCATCGGTTTCAACTGGTCGCTCGGCTATCTCGATGCGAGTTTCAACGAATACGTCGACAAATTCGGCAACGACGTCGCCGACGAACGCGTGATCCAGAACACGCCCGAATTCACCGTCCACACCGGCATCAACATCGGCGTTCCGGTCGGTGGCGGCGTGCTCGACTTCCTCGGCTCGATCACCATGCGTTCGGACAGCAGCCAGTTCGAAGTGCCCGGGCCGCTCGACCAGACCGCTTACGAACTGGTCGACCTTGGGCTCGTTTACACCGACGACAGCGAGCGTTTTGCCATCGGCATCCACGCAAAGAACGTCTTCGACCAGCGCTATATCGTGGCCGGTTACGACTTCGTGACCGGCACCCCGCTTGGCCTCGAAGGCAATCTGACCGGCTTTTATGGCGATCCGCGCCGAGTCTTCGTGACCGGCGAGGTAAAATTCTAA
- a CDS encoding sulfotransferase family protein, with amino-acid sequence MPDQSLTPPRRSRFIDMVDAGIRLGRKVGMVDKACFDRDVLMEEVARAYGLDNFGDRWFVEALDVLLQSAKEEAGLNAAGDFSAMKQFHHLLRDRLYAQMWFDRHPEILARPIRNPVVIVGPMRSGTTRLHRLLSADQRFANLRSFETISPVPRPDFEEVLEGKREDFRPVLAKRILKVARLANPRTLSIHPTGPYEPEEELGLIAASFYGMKFEAQWRVPTFARWCEQESAVSAYRHMADLLRLIGWSQQESSLRPWVLKTPQHMLDLPALLEVFPDARLIFTHRDPKSVVGSTASLAWNQTIIYADDVDPKAHGREWLRKSELMVERMRQARDAIQKSQMIDVQYDAMDNDWRGSMERIYRFLGLDIAPALPAMQDYLDRSAASKRVPHSYSLAEFGLEEGEVYERFADYISTYRIPTANAVGVTRPPIAAG; translated from the coding sequence TTGCCAGACCAGTCACTTACGCCGCCGCGCCGCAGCCGTTTCATCGATATGGTCGACGCCGGGATCAGGCTGGGGCGCAAGGTCGGCATGGTCGACAAGGCCTGCTTCGACCGCGATGTCCTGATGGAGGAAGTCGCCCGCGCTTATGGTCTCGACAACTTCGGGGACCGCTGGTTCGTCGAGGCTCTGGACGTCCTGCTGCAATCGGCGAAGGAGGAGGCGGGCCTCAACGCCGCGGGCGATTTTTCCGCCATGAAGCAATTCCACCACCTGCTGCGTGACAGGCTATATGCGCAAATGTGGTTCGACCGTCACCCGGAGATACTCGCGCGCCCGATCCGCAATCCGGTGGTGATCGTGGGGCCGATGCGCTCGGGCACGACGCGGCTTCATCGCCTGCTCTCGGCCGACCAGCGCTTCGCCAATCTGCGCAGCTTCGAGACGATCAGCCCGGTGCCGCGCCCCGATTTCGAAGAGGTGCTGGAAGGCAAGCGCGAGGATTTCCGCCCCGTGCTGGCGAAGCGTATTCTGAAGGTAGCGCGCCTCGCCAATCCGCGCACGCTGTCGATCCACCCGACCGGGCCTTATGAGCCTGAAGAGGAACTCGGCCTTATCGCCGCCAGCTTCTACGGCATGAAGTTCGAGGCCCAGTGGCGCGTGCCGACCTTCGCGCGCTGGTGCGAACAGGAAAGCGCCGTGTCCGCTTATCGCCACATGGCCGACCTCCTGCGGCTCATCGGCTGGTCGCAGCAGGAAAGCTCGCTGAGGCCCTGGGTCCTCAAGACGCCGCAGCATATGCTCGACCTGCCCGCGCTGCTCGAAGTCTTCCCCGATGCGCGGCTGATCTTCACGCACCGCGATCCCAAATCGGTGGTCGGCAGCACCGCCTCGCTCGCCTGGAACCAGACGATCATCTACGCCGACGATGTGGATCCGAAGGCGCACGGGCGCGAATGGCTGCGCAAGAGCGAGCTGATGGTGGAGCGGATGCGGCAGGCCCGCGATGCCATTCAAAAGTCACAGATGATCGATGTGCAATACGACGCGATGGACAATGACTGGCGCGGGTCGATGGAGCGCATCTACCGCTTCCTCGGCCTCGACATCGCGCCCGCCCTGCCGGCGATGCAGGACTATCTCGACCGGTCAGCAGCCTCGAAACGCGTGCCGCACAGCTATTCGCTGGCCGAGTTCGGGCTGGAGGAGGGCGAGGTCTACGAACGCTTCGCCGACTACATCTCCACTTACCGTATCCCCACCGCCAACGCGGTTGGCGTGACGCGTCCGCCGATCGCGGCCGGATAG
- a CDS encoding TetR/AcrR family transcriptional regulator — protein sequence MGMDATAPEDVKTPRTERGRKTMRKLLDAAAREFGDHGFHEASISSITRRAGVALGTFYTYFDSKDAIFRALVADMSEAVKVAAREAIEPDMDALTIERAALEAFLRFAAHNKEVYRIIDEAEFVDPLSYRTHYETIAERIAGRLASGGEEGAMRAGLGEVEAWALMGMNVFLGLRYAIWADEADPGPDEVARLANRLLQQGIGPARD from the coding sequence ATGGGAATGGACGCGACCGCGCCAGAGGACGTGAAGACGCCGCGCACCGAAAGGGGGCGCAAGACGATGCGCAAGCTGCTCGACGCGGCGGCGCGCGAATTCGGCGATCACGGGTTTCACGAAGCCTCGATCAGCTCGATCACGCGGCGTGCGGGCGTGGCTCTGGGTACGTTCTACACCTATTTCGACAGCAAGGACGCGATCTTCCGCGCGCTCGTCGCCGACATGAGCGAGGCGGTCAAAGTGGCCGCGCGCGAGGCGATCGAACCCGATATGGACGCGCTCACCATCGAGCGGGCCGCGCTCGAGGCCTTCTTGCGGTTCGCCGCACACAACAAGGAAGTCTATCGCATCATCGACGAAGCCGAATTCGTCGATCCCTTGAGCTATCGCACCCATTACGAAACGATCGCCGAGCGTATCGCGGGTCGCCTTGCTTCAGGCGGCGAAGAAGGCGCGATGCGCGCCGGGCTCGGTGAGGTCGAAGCCTGGGCGCTGATGGGCATGAACGTCTTCCTCGGCCTACGCTACGCCATCTGGGCGGACGAGGCCGATCCCGGCCCGGACGAGGTGGCGAGGCTCGCCAATCGCCTGCTACAGCAAGGCATCGGCCCGGCCCGCGATTAG